The proteins below come from a single Aptenodytes patagonicus chromosome 20, bAptPat1.pri.cur, whole genome shotgun sequence genomic window:
- the C20H17orf113 gene encoding uncharacterized protein C17orf113 homolog: MVPPGKKPAGETSNSNKKCKRYFNEHWKEEFTWLEFDYERKLMFCIECRQALVKNKHGKAENAFTVGTDNFQRHALLRHVTSGAHRQALAVNREQLAFETRVHSHPELRSVIKVEVNPAKVAVLTTVYWMAKEEIPDEKCSSLLDFQKFNLCQALLASEHSEYYHPSSVREMQAAIAKVLHNEDRHRIKASPFVGLVVDETVDVLEHRNLAMFTTTVSPCNGQTSATFLGCFELPAGEPSTVAGKVGEVMRSFGIPTMKITWLSADSASLVAERLSGVGTALTSLCPLLMEMHCLSHGSSLLPAESIVSIEYLQKYETTVDAVYRLYSSFRGESNGLQELRSVLDLCEIDLGSPKAIHWTSIFPAVEAIDSSWPTLVLLLESEAERSPVAHGLCEELKKFQFVAFTKILLDVLPIFQKLSRFFQIEDFDLSILKPIVSATATTLQAQKSTSGQNLQEFLNEMNEHPRDDREGESCLYYKGVELANCSKVHLKHFERLKESYLESVRGNLLDRFPSSVLEAISSFSAIFNPKCYPQSLEDIGSYGVSELNFLLQAYSRVVVSERALSDFPLFKRIVFSLSQLSFKDLCVKLVYSNSEMHELFPDFAILAAIALALPLGSVLAEKISRGRELLKHGRSCRAKDEGLSDLMKIAIDGPAINEFDFALAIEYYESMRESGFIVAQVK; the protein is encoded by the exons ATGGTGCCTCCAGGGAAAAAGCCAGCTGGGGAAACTTCCAATTCCAATAAAAAGTGTAAGCGCTATTTCAATGAGCACTGGAAGGAAGAATTTACCTGGCTGGAGTTTGACTATGAGAGGAAACTCATGTTTTGCATAGAGTGTCGGCAGGCACTGGTGAAGAACAAGCACGGTAAAGCGGAGAACGCCTTTACCGTGGGCACGGACAACTTCCAGCGCCATGCCCTGCTGCGGCACGTCACCTCCGGCGCGCACCGCCAGGCACTGGCGGTGAACCGGGAGCAGCTGGCTTTCGAGACCCGTGTCCACAGCCACCCGGAGCTGCGCTCGGTCATCAAGGTGGAGGTGAACCCAGCGAAGGTGGCCGTCCTCACCACCGTCTACTGGATGGCGAAGGAGGAGATCCCGGATGAGAAGTGCTCCTCCCTGCTCGACTTCCAGAAGTTCAACCTGTGCCAGGCGCTGCTGGCCTCCGAGCACAGCGAGTACTACCACCCCAGCAGCGTCAGGGAGATGCAG GCAGCGATCGCCAAAGTCCTGCACAACGAGGACAGGCACAGGATAAAAGCCTCACCGTTTGTTGGGCTGGTGGTGGATGAGACGGTGGACGTCCTGGAGCACCGCAACCTTGCCATGTTTACCACCACCGTCTCCCCCTGCAACGGGCAGACCTCCGCCACCTTCCTGGGGTGCTTCGAGCTGCCCGCTGGGGAGCCCTCCACGGTGGCGGGCAAGGTGGGCGAGGTGATGCGCTCCTTTGGCATCCCCACCATGAAGATCACCTGGCTCAGCGCTGACAGTGCCTCGCTGGTGGCTGAGCGGCTGAGCGGGGTGGGGACTGCGCTGACCTCCCTCTGCCCGCTCCTCATGGAGATGCACTGCCTGTCCCATGGGAGTTCCCTGCTGCCGGCCGAGAGCATCGTCAGCATCGAATACCTCCAGAAATATGAGACCACCGTGGACGCTGTGTACAGGCTCTACTCCAGCTTCAGGGGGGAAAGCAACGGCTTGCAGGAGCTGCGGAGCGTCCTGGACCTCTGCGAGATAGACCTCGGGAGCCCCAAAGCCATCCACTGGACTTCTATTTTCCCAGCTGTGGAAGCCATCGATTCCTCATGGCCCacgctggtgctgctgctggagagcgAGGCGGAGCGGTCACCCGTGGCCCATGGCCTCTGTGAAGAGCTCAAGAAGTTCCAGTTTGTGGCCTTCACCAAGATCCTCCTGGATGTCCTCCCCATCTTCCAGAAGCTCAGCCGCTTCTTCCAGATCGAGGACTTCGACCTCTCCATCCTGAAGCCCATCGTCTCTGCCACAGCCACCACCCTGCAGGCCCAGAAGAGCACCAGCGGCCAGAACCTCCAGGAGTTCCTCAACGAGATGAACGAGCACCCACGGGACGACCGGGAGGGTGAGAGCTGCCTCTACTACAAGGGTGTCGAGCTGGCCAACTGCTCCAAGGTGCACCTGAAGCACTTTGAGCGCCTGAAAGAGAGCTACCTGGAGAGCGTGCGGGGCAACCTGCTGGACAGGTTCCCTAGCAGCGTCCTGGAGGCCATCAGCTCCTTCTCGGCCATCTTCAACCCCAAGTGCTACCCCCAGTCTTTGGAGGACATTGGCAGCTATGGGGTCAGTGAGCTGAATTTCCTCCTGCAAGCTTACTCCCGGGTGGTGGTGAGCGAGAGGGCCCTGAGCGATTTCCCCCTCTTCAAGCGGATTGTCTTCAGCCTCAGCCAGCTCTCCTTCAAGGACCTCTGCGTCAAGCTAGTCTACAGCAACTCTGAGATGCATGAGCTCTTCCCAGACTTTGCCATTCTCGCAGCCATCGCCCTGGCCTTGCCGCTGGGCTCAGTCCTCGCTGAGAAGATCAGCCGGGGCCGGGAGCTGCTGAAGCACGGCCGGTCATGCCGCGCGAAGGACGAGGGGCTCTCAGACCTCATGAAGATTGCCATTGATGGGCCGGCCATCAACGAGTTTGACTTTGCGTTGGCCATTGAGTACTACGAGAGCATGAGGGAGTCCGGCTTCATCGTGGCGCAGGTGAAGTGA